In Nostoc sp. UHCC 0926, a single genomic region encodes these proteins:
- a CDS encoding SDR family oxidoreductase, whose protein sequence is MKKLLITGASGFLGWHLCQLAKQEWEVYGTYFSHYLDIPDIKMLKVNLTDFQELQRIFSDIKPTAVIHTAAHSQPNFCQTHPEESHAINVIASGNIAGLCADNSIPCAFTSSDLVFDGLNPPYRETDPVCPVNLYGEQKAIAEVSMLERYPMTAVCRMPLMFGTATPTAKSFIQPFIQTLQAEKELSLFIDEFRTPVSGKTAARGLLLALEKVNGIIHLGGKERISRYDFGQLLVEVFQLAATKLKSCRQQDVKMAAPRPADVSLDSSKAFELGYQPLSLRKELQELINNQ, encoded by the coding sequence ATGAAAAAATTGCTAATCACCGGAGCAAGTGGCTTTTTGGGATGGCATCTTTGCCAGCTTGCAAAACAAGAATGGGAAGTTTATGGTACTTATTTTTCCCATTATCTAGATATTCCTGATATCAAAATGTTGAAAGTGAACTTAACAGATTTTCAGGAATTGCAGCGTATATTTAGTGATATAAAACCAACAGCAGTTATTCATACTGCTGCACATTCGCAACCAAATTTTTGTCAAACCCATCCCGAAGAATCGCACGCAATTAACGTCATAGCATCCGGCAATATTGCCGGACTTTGTGCGGATAATTCTATACCTTGTGCTTTTACCTCAAGTGACTTAGTTTTTGATGGCTTAAATCCCCCCTATCGAGAAACAGACCCCGTGTGTCCTGTCAATCTTTATGGTGAGCAAAAAGCCATAGCTGAAGTAAGTATGCTAGAGCGATATCCCATGACCGCAGTGTGTCGAATGCCGTTGATGTTTGGCACCGCAACACCCACAGCTAAAAGCTTTATACAACCATTTATTCAAACTTTACAAGCCGAAAAAGAACTAAGTTTATTTATCGATGAATTCCGCACACCAGTAAGTGGAAAAACTGCCGCCAGAGGGCTATTATTAGCATTGGAAAAAGTTAACGGCATCATTCACTTAGGCGGCAAAGAACGAATTTCTCGTTATGATTTTGGGCAGTTATTAGTTGAAGTATTTCAACTTGCCGCTACCAAGCTTAAATCCTGCCGACAACAAGATGTGAAAATGGCAGCACCTAGACCAGCAGATGTTTCTTTGGATAGTTCAAAGGCTTTTGAATTAGGATATCAGCCTTTATCTTTACGAAAAGAATTGCAGGAGTTAATCAATAATCAATAA